Proteins from one Stenotrophomonas aracearum genomic window:
- a CDS encoding ABC transporter ATP-binding protein has protein sequence MNAVASDVVISARGLRKAYKQTLALDNTSFTIAPGRITGLIGPNGAGKTTLLKALLGLTTVDGELSVLGLDPTVQRNALMNDVCFIADVAVLPRWMKVRDAIDFVAGVHPRFDRARCERFLAATKLQPRQRVRELSKGMIVQLHLALVMAIDAKVLVLDEPTLGLDILYRKEFYQRLLEDYFDEQKTIIVTTHQVEEIEHILTDVMFIRDGRIVLTADMEEVGERYTEVLVSAETLEAARALGPIDERSLPFGKTVLLFDGVPRAQLTPLGEIRSPGLADLFVAIMKGTYA, from the coding sequence ATGAATGCCGTTGCTAGTGATGTCGTCATCTCCGCCCGTGGCCTGCGCAAGGCCTACAAGCAGACCCTCGCGCTGGACAACACCAGCTTCACCATCGCCCCGGGCCGGATCACCGGCCTGATCGGCCCCAACGGCGCCGGCAAGACCACCCTGCTCAAGGCACTGTTGGGCCTGACCACGGTGGACGGCGAGCTGAGCGTGCTCGGGCTGGACCCGACCGTGCAGCGCAACGCGCTGATGAATGATGTGTGCTTCATCGCCGACGTGGCGGTGCTGCCGCGCTGGATGAAGGTGCGCGATGCGATCGACTTCGTGGCCGGGGTCCACCCGCGCTTCGACCGCGCCCGCTGCGAGCGTTTCCTGGCGGCAACCAAGCTGCAGCCGCGCCAGCGCGTGCGCGAACTGTCCAAGGGCATGATCGTGCAGCTGCACCTGGCGCTGGTGATGGCCATCGACGCCAAGGTGCTGGTGCTGGACGAACCGACCCTGGGCCTGGACATCCTGTACCGCAAGGAGTTCTACCAGCGCCTGCTGGAAGACTATTTCGACGAGCAGAAGACGATCATCGTCACCACCCATCAGGTGGAAGAGATCGAGCACATCCTCACCGACGTGATGTTCATCCGCGACGGCCGCATCGTGCTGACCGCCGACATGGAAGAGGTCGGCGAGCGCTACACCGAAGTGCTGGTTTCGGCCGAGACGCTGGAGGCGGCCCGTGCGCTGGGCCCGATCGACGAGCGCAGCCTGCCCTTCGGCAAGACCGTACTGCTGTTCGACGGGGTGCCGCGCGCCCAGCTCACGCCGCTTGGCGAAATCCGCAGCCCCGGGCTGGCGGATCTGTTCGTGGCCATCATGAAGGGAACCTACGCATGA
- a CDS encoding DUF4097 family beta strand repeat-containing protein: MIRTLAIASLMLLPLTALADEPQCKFNAPRDLKLDVAGAKAVVFEVNQHDLVLQAGPGAAQLGGRACASNADWLPELTVTQEKVGDKLVVRLRRENQGLKFNMSGNSYAYLDLRGTIPDNVLIQMKVGSGDASVTGAHSLSADVGSGDIKLRDIKGLVTAAIGSGDVELDGAGALNLLSIGSGDFDARNLRGNVTVGTIGSGDLTLDGVTGNVAIKTVGSGDVDLRQVKGNVSLGNIGSGDFEARDVGGSVTVDRHGSGDVTVRDVGGDLTVANSGSGDINDSNVRGRVQLPRGK, encoded by the coding sequence ATGATCCGCACGCTTGCCATTGCTTCGCTGATGTTGCTGCCGCTGACCGCACTGGCCGATGAGCCGCAGTGCAAGTTCAACGCGCCGCGCGATCTCAAGCTCGACGTCGCCGGCGCCAAGGCGGTGGTGTTCGAGGTCAACCAGCACGACCTGGTGCTGCAGGCGGGCCCGGGCGCTGCCCAGCTGGGCGGTCGGGCCTGTGCTTCCAATGCCGACTGGCTGCCGGAGCTGACCGTGACCCAGGAGAAGGTGGGCGACAAGCTGGTGGTGCGCCTGCGCCGGGAGAACCAGGGGCTGAAGTTCAACATGAGCGGCAACAGCTACGCTTACCTTGACCTGCGCGGCACGATTCCGGACAACGTGCTGATCCAGATGAAGGTAGGCTCGGGCGATGCGTCGGTGACCGGGGCGCATTCGTTGAGTGCGGACGTGGGCTCGGGCGACATCAAGCTGCGCGATATCAAGGGCCTGGTCACGGCGGCGATCGGTTCGGGCGATGTGGAACTCGACGGGGCGGGTGCGCTGAACCTGCTGTCGATCGGCTCGGGCGATTTCGATGCCCGCAACCTGCGCGGCAACGTCACGGTCGGCACGATCGGTTCGGGCGACCTGACCCTGGACGGGGTGACCGGCAACGTCGCCATCAAGACGGTGGGGTCGGGCGATGTGGACCTGCGCCAGGTGAAGGGCAACGTGAGCCTGGGCAACATCGGGTCCGGCGACTTCGAGGCCCGCGATGTCGGCGGCAGCGTCACGGTGGACCGCCACGGTTCGGGCGATGTGACGGTGCGCGATGTGGGCGGCGACCTGACCGTGGCCAACAGTGGCAGCGGCGATATCAATGACAGCAACGTGCGCGGCCGCGTCCAGCTGCCGCGTGGCAAGTAA